One window of the Chryseotalea sp. WA131a genome contains the following:
- the rpsK gene encoding 30S ribosomal protein S11: MAAPAVEKKKDKSKKRVVNVEAIGQAHVHATFNNIIISMTNSTGQVISWASAGKMGFKGSKKNTPYAAQVAAQECASKAFELGLRKVEVFVKGPGAGRESAIRSIQACGVEVTIIRDFTPIPHNGCRPPKKRRV, from the coding sequence ATGGCAGCACCTGCAGTTGAAAAGAAGAAAGACAAAAGCAAAAAGCGCGTAGTAAATGTGGAAGCCATTGGCCAAGCACACGTGCACGCTACTTTCAACAATATCATCATCTCGATGACCAATAGCACCGGACAGGTGATTTCGTGGGCATCGGCTGGAAAGATGGGCTTCAAAGGCTCTAAGAAAAACACTCCTTATGCCGCACAGGTTGCTGCTCAAGAGTGTGCATCCAAAGCATTTGAGTTAGGCTTACGCAAAGTAGAAGTTTTTGTGAAGGGCCCCGGTGCCGGACGTGAGTCTGCTATCCGCAGCATTCAGGCATGTGGCGTAGAAGTAACGATCATTCGTGATTTCACACCCATTCCGCACAACGGCTGCCGTCCTCCTAAAAAGAGAAGAGTTTAA
- the rpsM gene encoding 30S ribosomal protein S13, whose translation MARIAGVDIPDNKRGEISLTYIFGIGRRSAQKILSQAKISLDKKVKDWTDEESNLVRSLIGEQFRIEGALKSEVQLSIKRLMDIGCYRGLRHRKGLPVRGQKTKNNSRTRKGKRKTVANKKKAVKG comes from the coding sequence ATGGCACGTATTGCTGGTGTAGATATTCCGGATAACAAAAGAGGCGAGATCAGCCTTACCTACATTTTTGGAATTGGCCGCAGGTCAGCTCAAAAAATATTATCCCAAGCTAAAATCAGTTTGGATAAAAAGGTGAAAGATTGGACCGATGAAGAATCGAACTTGGTTCGTTCACTCATAGGAGAGCAATTCCGCATTGAAGGTGCGTTGAAATCGGAGGTGCAATTGAGCATCAAGCGATTGATGGACATCGGTTGTTACCGTGGACTTCGTCACCGCAAAGGTTTGCCAGTGCGTGGCCAAAAGACAAAAAACAACTCACGTACCCGTAAGGGCAAGCGTAAGACAGTAGCGAATAAGAAGAAAGCAGTTAAAGGTTAA
- the ykgO gene encoding type B 50S ribosomal protein L36 — protein MKVRASIKKRSADCKIIRRKGKLYVINKKNPRYKQRQG, from the coding sequence ATGAAAGTAAGAGCATCCATAAAAAAACGAAGCGCTGATTGCAAAATCATCAGACGCAAAGGAAAATTGTACGTAATCAACAAAAAGAACCCACGTTATAAACAAAGACAAGGATAA
- the infA gene encoding translation initiation factor IF-1 translates to MAKQKSIEQDGTILEALSNAMFKVQLENGHEVLAHISGKMRMNYIRILPGDKVKLEMSPYDLSKGRITFRYK, encoded by the coding sequence ATGGCGAAACAAAAGTCGATAGAGCAAGACGGAACAATTTTAGAGGCGTTGTCTAATGCCATGTTTAAAGTGCAGTTAGAAAACGGCCATGAGGTGTTGGCTCACATATCGGGTAAAATGAGGATGAACTACATCCGCATCTTACCAGGCGACAAAGTAAAATTAGAGATGTCTCCATACGATTTGAGCAAAGGCAGGATAACGTTTAGATACAAGTAA
- the map gene encoding type I methionyl aminopeptidase, which yields MVHYKSAEDIQIIKESAQILGKTHAEVAKAIKPGVKTKKLDEIAEAYIRDNNGIPSFKNYNGSFPASLCISVNDVVVHGFPSNYELKEGDVVAIDCGVKYKGFHSDSAYTYPLEGASEEVLSLLNRTYESLYLGIAQAKAGNRIGDIGFAVQSFVEKFGYGVVRELVGHGVGKDLHEDPEVPNYGKRGKGPKIMPGMVFAIEPMINMGTKRVVQEKDGWTIRTYDHKPSAHFEHMVAIYKDGTEILTTHEYLEESYSYKWRNKSR from the coding sequence ATGGTTCACTACAAATCGGCAGAGGACATTCAGATTATTAAGGAGAGTGCTCAAATTTTGGGCAAGACTCATGCGGAAGTAGCCAAGGCCATAAAGCCTGGAGTGAAAACGAAAAAACTGGATGAAATTGCCGAAGCGTATATACGAGACAACAACGGCATACCTTCCTTTAAGAATTACAATGGGTCGTTTCCAGCTTCCCTTTGTATTTCGGTAAACGATGTGGTAGTACACGGATTTCCGAGTAACTACGAATTGAAAGAAGGAGATGTGGTAGCCATTGATTGTGGCGTGAAGTACAAAGGCTTTCACAGCGATTCAGCTTATACCTATCCCTTGGAAGGTGCAAGCGAAGAGGTGTTGAGTTTGCTGAACCGAACGTACGAATCGCTCTATCTCGGCATCGCACAAGCGAAAGCCGGAAATAGAATAGGTGACATCGGATTTGCGGTCCAAAGTTTTGTAGAAAAGTTTGGATATGGAGTAGTGAGGGAACTGGTGGGACACGGAGTAGGAAAAGACCTTCACGAAGACCCCGAAGTGCCGAACTACGGAAAGCGAGGGAAGGGGCCTAAGATAATGCCAGGAATGGTATTCGCCATTGAGCCCATGATCAACATGGGAACAAAACGAGTGGTGCAAGAGAAGGATGGTTGGACGATTCGAACGTACGACCACAAACCCTCGGCTCACTTCGAACACATGGTGGCGATCTATAAGGATGGCACTGAGATTTTGACAACACACGAGTACTTAGAAGAGAGTTATAGTTATAAATGGCGAAACAAAAGTCGATAG
- the secY gene encoding preprotein translocase subunit SecY produces the protein MKRFFTTIKNIFSIEDLRVRIINTIGFLIIFRLGSYIVLPGIDPNLLTGNQGGIFDFLNTFLGGSFSRASIFALGIMPYISASIVVQLLTVAVPRFAKMQKEGESGRKKLNQFTRVLTIFITAAQSYGYLRATVNDEAIINPGLFFTISSMIIIVAGTMFCMWLGERITDKGIGNGISMLIMIGIVSRFPAAIYQEADAKGLGGGLTLILEILALFFVVVGVIALTQAVRRIPVQYAKQVVGNKLYGGKRDFIPLKLNSAGVMPIIFAQALMFLPPLVAQIWQDSDVSAYVGSTFADFTSWQYNALFATLIIVFTFFYTAITVPSNDIADNLKRNGGFVPGIKPGKQTAEFIDSILSKITLPGALLLAAVAILPAFAVKAGITQNFAYFYGGTSLLILVGVVLDTLQQIESYLLMRHYEGMMKSGRVKGRSQFAAA, from the coding sequence ATGAAGCGTTTCTTTACCACCATAAAGAACATTTTTTCAATCGAAGACCTTCGCGTTCGTATTATCAATACGATTGGGTTCTTGATTATTTTCCGCTTGGGCTCATACATTGTATTGCCTGGCATTGATCCTAATTTATTAACAGGTAACCAAGGCGGTATTTTCGATTTCTTGAATACATTCTTGGGTGGTTCGTTCAGTCGCGCCTCCATTTTTGCGTTGGGCATTATGCCCTACATCTCTGCCTCTATTGTGGTGCAGTTGTTAACGGTAGCTGTGCCGCGCTTTGCTAAAATGCAGAAGGAAGGCGAGAGCGGAAGAAAAAAATTGAATCAGTTCACACGCGTATTAACCATTTTCATTACGGCCGCTCAGTCGTATGGATACTTGAGAGCTACGGTGAACGATGAGGCGATTATCAATCCCGGTTTGTTCTTTACCATCTCCTCGATGATCATCATTGTGGCCGGCACTATGTTCTGTATGTGGTTGGGTGAGCGTATTACAGACAAGGGAATTGGTAATGGTATCAGCATGTTGATCATGATTGGCATTGTTTCTCGCTTCCCAGCAGCTATCTATCAAGAGGCTGATGCGAAAGGTTTAGGTGGTGGATTGACCTTGATATTAGAAATTCTTGCTTTGTTCTTTGTAGTAGTGGGTGTGATTGCTTTAACACAGGCGGTTCGCAGAATTCCGGTTCAATACGCAAAGCAGGTAGTAGGAAATAAATTATACGGTGGCAAGCGCGACTTCATTCCATTGAAGTTGAACTCAGCTGGTGTAATGCCCATTATCTTCGCACAGGCGTTAATGTTTTTACCTCCTTTGGTTGCGCAAATTTGGCAAGACAGTGATGTGAGTGCTTACGTGGGTTCTACGTTTGCTGACTTTACTTCATGGCAATACAATGCCTTATTTGCAACGTTGATCATTGTGTTTACATTTTTCTACACAGCGATCACCGTTCCATCCAATGACATTGCTGACAATTTGAAAAGAAACGGTGGTTTCGTTCCAGGTATCAAACCGGGCAAGCAAACTGCCGAATTTATAGATAGCATTTTATCAAAGATTACGTTGCCAGGCGCATTGTTGTTGGCCGCTGTTGCTATCCTTCCTGCTTTTGCGGTGAAGGCCGGCATCACCCAAAACTTCGCCTATTTCTACGGTGGAACATCATTGCTCATTTTAGTGGGTGTGGTGTTGGATACGCTTCAACAAATAGAAAGCTATTTATTGATGCGCCACTACGAAGGAATGATGAAGTCTGGCAGAGTTAAAGGACGTTCTCAGTTTGCTGCGGCTTGA
- the rplO gene encoding 50S ribosomal protein L15: MKLHTLSPAEGSTKNNKRLGRGQGSGGSTAGRGHKGAQSRSGYARKFGFEGGQMPLQRRVPKFGFKSLNRVEYKAINLDAIEALAQKTSATAIDVQLMIDNGIVGKKDRVKILGRGELKAKVNVEAHAFSETATKAIETAGGSATTVK, from the coding sequence ATGAAACTGCACACATTATCGCCTGCAGAAGGCTCGACAAAAAACAACAAGCGACTTGGCCGTGGTCAAGGTTCGGGTGGTAGTACTGCCGGCCGTGGACACAAAGGTGCTCAGTCACGTTCTGGTTATGCACGCAAATTTGGTTTTGAAGGTGGTCAGATGCCACTTCAAAGACGCGTTCCTAAGTTTGGTTTCAAAAGCTTAAACCGCGTTGAATACAAGGCCATTAACTTAGATGCGATCGAGGCATTGGCACAGAAGACCAGCGCTACCGCTATCGATGTTCAATTGATGATTGATAATGGTATCGTAGGCAAAAAAGACAGAGTAAAAATTTTAGGCAGAGGAGAATTGAAAGCGAAAGTGAATGTTGAGGCACACGCTTTTTCTGAAACCGCCACAAAAGCAATTGAAACCGCAGGCGGAAGCGCCACAACTGTAAAATAA
- the rpmD gene encoding 50S ribosomal protein L30, with product MAKVKITQTRSTIKRPETQQLTMKSLGLRRVNQTVEVELTPQIKGMVKKVSHLVSVTEL from the coding sequence ATGGCAAAAGTTAAGATCACACAAACCCGTAGCACTATCAAGAGACCTGAAACACAACAATTGACAATGAAGTCATTGGGTCTTAGAAGAGTAAACCAAACAGTTGAGGTGGAGCTTACTCCGCAAATCAAAGGAATGGTAAAAAAAGTAAGTCATTTAGTAAGCGTAACCGAGTTATAA